The following are from one region of the Ischnura elegans chromosome X, ioIscEleg1.1, whole genome shotgun sequence genome:
- the LOC124171470 gene encoding uncharacterized protein LOC124171470: MASQPSMSALPGPPVGSIQEKPCWVYPASLMASRFGLRRKPMDPVLAFVRREITASPMSKMLMAVPDPGEIVREGGRECYVLPSGHRFNLSTRDPAAEGEASGEESPPPPGEAAAARRVRRRTRTCRCRDCRRNLCYMRMRLNGRVLPPRWKNQAPPPQPPSWPAPRPRPAPPMQPPSRPRRKLRPRSKVLPPSAVQTRRTTA; the protein is encoded by the coding sequence CTTCCCAGCCATCCATGTCGGCTCTACCCGGTCCGCCGGTGGGGTCGATCCAAGAAAAACCTTGTTGGGTGTACCCCGCGAGTCTCATGGCGTCTCGTTTTGGCCTGCGGCGGAAGCCCATGGATCCAGTGTTGGCCTTTGTTCGGCGGGAGATCACGGCCAGTCCCATGTCCAAGATGCTCATGGCGGTGCCGGACCCAGGCGAGATAGTCCGCGAGGGAGGCCGGGAGTGTTACGTCCTCCCGAGCGGACATCGATTCAACCTGTCGACCCGCGACCCGGCCGCCGAGGGCGAGGCCAGTGGGGAGGAGAGCCCTCCGCCCCCAGGTGAGGCGGCCGCGGCGCGGAGGGTGCGGCGCCGCACGCGCACCTGCCGCTGCCGCGACTGCCGCCGCAACCTGTGCTACATGCGGATGCGGCTGAATGGGAGGGTGCTGCCGCCGAGGTGGAAGAACCAGGCTCCGCCACCGCAGCCGCCGTCGTGGCCCGCGCCCCGACCCAGACCGGCGCCCCCCATGCAGCCTCCGTCTCGCCCGCGAAGGAAGCTGAGGCCCCGCTCGAAGGTCCTGCCGCCATCCGCGGTACAGACCAGAAGAACCACTGCATAG